Proteins encoded by one window of Superficieibacter sp. HKU1:
- the dacB gene encoding serine-type D-Ala-D-Ala carboxypeptidase, producing MRFSRFIIGLTTSIAFCVQAANVEEYVNQLPAGANLALMVQKVGASTPEIDYHGQQMALPASTQKVITALAALLQLGPDFRFTTTLESKGNVDNGVLKGDLIARFGADPTLKRQDLRNMVAVLKKSGVQKIEGNVLIDTSIFASHDKAPGWPWNDMTQCFSAPPAAAIVDRNCFSVSLYSGQKAGDMAFIRVASFYPVTMFSQVRTLARGSADAQYCELDVVPGELNRFTLTGCLPQRAEPLPLAFAIQDGASYAGAILRDELKQAGITYSGNLLRQTQVNEPGTVIASKQSAPLHDLLKIMLKKSDNMIADTVFRMIGHSRFNVPGTWRAGSDAVRQILRQQVGVDIGNTIIADGSGLSRHNLLAPATMIQVLQYIAQHDTELNYISMLPLAGYDGSLQYRAGLHQAGVDGKVSAKTGSLQGVYNLAGFITTASGQRMAFVQYLSGYAVEPSDQRNRRIPLVRFESRLYKDIYQNN from the coding sequence ATGCGATTTTCCAGATTTATCATCGGATTGACTACCAGTATAGCGTTCTGCGTACAGGCGGCGAATGTCGAGGAGTATGTAAACCAGCTCCCGGCAGGTGCTAACCTGGCGCTTATGGTACAAAAAGTCGGCGCCTCGACGCCAGAGATTGACTACCACGGGCAACAGATGGCGTTACCGGCCAGTACCCAGAAAGTCATTACGGCGCTGGCAGCCCTGTTACAGCTTGGACCAGACTTCCGCTTTACCACTACGCTTGAAAGTAAGGGTAACGTAGATAACGGCGTATTGAAAGGTGACCTGATTGCCCGTTTCGGTGCAGATCCTACCTTAAAACGTCAGGATCTGCGCAATATGGTCGCTGTTCTGAAAAAGTCAGGCGTGCAGAAAATTGAGGGCAACGTCCTGATCGACACCTCAATTTTCGCCAGCCATGATAAAGCGCCAGGCTGGCCGTGGAACGATATGACCCAGTGCTTTAGCGCGCCACCCGCCGCCGCCATCGTCGATCGGAACTGCTTCTCCGTGTCACTTTACAGCGGTCAAAAAGCGGGTGATATGGCGTTTATTCGCGTCGCCTCGTTCTATCCGGTAACCATGTTCAGTCAGGTGCGCACCCTGGCGCGAGGCTCCGCTGACGCGCAGTATTGTGAGCTGGATGTCGTGCCCGGTGAGTTAAACCGCTTCACGCTGACCGGCTGTCTGCCGCAGCGTGCCGAGCCGTTACCGCTGGCGTTCGCGATTCAGGACGGCGCAAGTTATGCCGGAGCCATCCTCAGAGACGAACTAAAACAGGCCGGGATCACCTATAGCGGGAATTTGCTTCGCCAGACTCAGGTCAATGAACCGGGTACGGTAATTGCCAGTAAACAGTCGGCCCCGCTGCATGACCTGCTTAAGATTATGCTGAAAAAATCGGACAATATGATTGCGGATACGGTATTCCGCATGATCGGTCATTCGCGCTTCAATGTGCCAGGCACGTGGCGTGCAGGATCCGACGCGGTAAGGCAGATCCTGCGTCAGCAGGTGGGCGTCGATATTGGCAACACGATCATCGCCGACGGATCCGGACTGTCACGTCATAACCTGCTTGCCCCTGCCACCATGATCCAGGTTCTGCAATACATCGCCCAGCACGACACCGAGCTGAATTATATTTCGATGCTCCCGCTGGCAGGCTATGACGGATCGCTCCAGTATCGTGCCGGTCTGCATCAGGCAGGCGTCGACGGTAAGGTCTCGGCAAAAACGGGATCGTTGCAGGGGGTGTATAACCTGGCAGGCTTTATTACCACGGCCAGCGGACAACGTATGGCATTTGTGCAATATCTTTCAGGTTACGCGGTAGAACCGTCGGATCAGCGCAATCGTCGCATCCCGCTGGTACGGTTTGAAAGTCGGTTGTATAAGGATATTTACCAGAATAACTGA
- the opgB gene encoding phosphatidylglycerol--membrane-oligosaccharide glycerophosphotransferase, whose translation MLVFLAAALTVLLNSFWIVCQRFTGDGVNQSVLYTLGNSLEGADFSDFVMPITLAVIGSGAVFVLLYFLLCYKLPIRKRHSLYSLLACLLVVISVLTSPTIPQISGSTLSLKKIDGSDFNKFYVKQESIIDNPKYNLVYIYGESLERTYFDETIFPNLLPDLNAIRKSSLDYSNTQQMPATDFTIAGIVASQCGIPLFKPTAFSDTNVVSSFYPTAICLGDILKKSGYENWFYQGANLRFADKDAFFRTHGISHTWGLAESGMQDDFSIQNNWGLYDNIVLDKAWDKYKELAASGKRFALFTLTLDTHPPKGYISPGCKKSDYRMGGNKVDALSAVLCSQEDIARFVNRIQSSPWAKNTIIVVSSDHLAMPNMAVSVDYLNKHNRRDLFFILGDGIKPAIQNQGRSPLDNGATVLEVLGGARAIGLGRSSLSEKSLFETINDFQSKLYAWGDSIRALWGNPEHIDHFVVDISKKKFSFDGFSYNLPVVFEIKPNQVFPVVDDEGKKSSLRTALAYLPEGAQFLWVDKCFLAGNIWKSSLALSTDWCVTQGRTGGNVSVEKIDSEIYKGIVTTDRQPTSTARYRREQMQLQVAPEDIRYTSDSFKLALEGQPHFIENMMGLSRQEPWGRWSDGLMAPSVLLLYRYPFPQEFDVMIEAKAFGNNVNKPIAVKIGEQTRYASFGSEPTKVTLHFTGDMYTRLMTITPPEPQLSREGSILGSSSVSPVRKLGVGLIEIKIVPVL comes from the coding sequence ATGCTTGTTTTTTTAGCAGCTGCTTTGACCGTTCTCTTAAATTCGTTTTGGATCGTATGTCAGCGATTCACAGGCGACGGCGTTAATCAGTCAGTACTTTATACATTAGGTAACTCACTGGAAGGTGCTGATTTCAGTGACTTTGTTATGCCCATAACGCTGGCAGTCATTGGTAGTGGGGCTGTTTTTGTTCTGCTTTACTTTCTGCTTTGTTACAAGCTTCCGATACGAAAACGACATAGTCTGTACTCTCTGCTTGCCTGTTTACTCGTTGTGATTTCCGTGCTCACCTCGCCAACTATTCCACAGATCAGTGGTAGCACCCTGTCATTAAAAAAGATAGATGGTTCTGATTTCAACAAATTCTATGTTAAACAAGAGTCCATTATTGATAATCCTAAATATAATTTAGTGTATATATATGGGGAGAGTCTGGAAAGAACATACTTTGATGAAACGATTTTCCCTAATTTGCTTCCCGATTTAAATGCTATAAGAAAAAGTAGTCTGGATTATTCAAATACACAACAAATGCCTGCCACAGATTTTACGATTGCTGGAATTGTCGCTTCTCAATGCGGTATACCATTATTTAAACCTACGGCTTTTAGCGATACCAATGTGGTGAGTAGCTTTTATCCAACGGCTATTTGCCTTGGAGATATTTTAAAAAAATCGGGTTATGAAAACTGGTTTTATCAGGGGGCAAACCTACGTTTCGCAGATAAAGATGCATTTTTCAGAACGCATGGAATTAGTCACACTTGGGGACTAGCTGAGTCTGGTATGCAGGATGATTTCTCAATTCAAAACAATTGGGGCCTCTATGATAATATCGTATTGGATAAAGCCTGGGATAAATATAAAGAGCTGGCGGCTTCTGGTAAACGTTTTGCGCTCTTTACTCTAACTCTCGATACGCATCCGCCAAAAGGTTATATTTCTCCTGGTTGTAAAAAAAGTGACTATCGCATGGGTGGCAATAAAGTAGATGCGCTTAGCGCAGTGCTCTGTAGCCAGGAGGATATTGCACGTTTTGTTAACAGGATTCAGTCATCGCCCTGGGCGAAAAACACCATCATCGTAGTTTCCTCCGATCATCTGGCCATGCCTAATATGGCTGTCTCGGTTGATTATTTGAATAAGCATAACCGTCGCGATCTTTTCTTCATTTTGGGTGATGGTATAAAACCAGCTATTCAAAACCAAGGGCGAAGCCCGCTTGATAATGGTGCCACCGTTCTGGAAGTATTGGGGGGGGCACGCGCGATTGGTTTAGGGCGAAGTTCATTAAGTGAAAAGTCACTCTTTGAAACTATTAACGATTTCCAGAGTAAACTTTACGCATGGGGTGACAGTATTCGTGCTCTGTGGGGGAACCCTGAACATATCGATCATTTTGTTGTTGATATTAGCAAGAAAAAATTCTCCTTTGACGGCTTTTCTTACAATTTACCGGTAGTGTTCGAAATTAAGCCGAATCAAGTTTTTCCTGTCGTTGATGATGAAGGTAAAAAAAGTTCACTACGTACAGCATTGGCGTATTTACCTGAGGGGGCACAATTCCTGTGGGTTGATAAGTGTTTCCTTGCTGGCAATATCTGGAAATCCAGTCTTGCGCTTTCTACAGACTGGTGTGTTACTCAGGGTCGGACAGGTGGTAATGTCAGCGTCGAGAAAATCGATAGTGAGATATATAAAGGAATCGTTACTACCGATCGTCAACCTACGAGCACGGCACGTTACCGTAGGGAGCAAATGCAACTGCAAGTTGCGCCAGAAGATATTAGATACACATCTGACTCATTTAAACTTGCACTTGAAGGGCAACCTCACTTTATTGAAAATATGATGGGATTAAGCAGGCAGGAGCCATGGGGGCGCTGGTCAGATGGATTAATGGCACCTTCGGTCCTGTTGCTTTATAGATATCCATTCCCCCAGGAATTTGATGTGATGATTGAAGCTAAAGCGTTTGGTAATAATGTGAACAAACCAATCGCAGTAAAAATTGGCGAGCAGACACGCTATGCGAGTTTTGGCAGCGAACCTACAAAAGTTACACTTCATTTTACCGGTGATATGTATACACGCTTAATGACTATTACTCCGCCAGAACCGCAATTAAGTCGTGAGGGAAGCATACTGGGATCGTCTAGCGTTTCTCCTGTCCGTAAGTTAGGGGTAGGACTTATAGAGATAAAAATTGTACCAGTGCTGTAA